agtatttggcttggcttcggCCTCGAGAGGTTACCGGAAGTTCAGCTGAGATTTCCTATAAAAAGTTCCAGCacagcaaattttaaaagatttatattaTCAATCTGCTCTTCTTGCTGAGCGTacgtaaataattaggccaagtttgCTAAAACTGGACTCGTTCTACGAACAAATTAGTCTTGATCtggctatctctggaaataaGGGTGACTTGGGAGAGAAACATTATGTTTCAGTAACACATCTTTGCAGACGTTAAACTCCTGGTTGCCTTTAAGTGTCTGTTGTTTGCCAAAGCTGGACaccttgaggtaaacttcagagaaaCTGCCAGAAGGCTCACATACAATCTTTGTGCCCGTTGCTCGGTGGGCCATTCACAAGGACCTCCAGAGGCATTTGGGTTACAAACCAGACAAATCCATCTGATTCCTGCCTGTTCCCACTCCAAGCCTGACATCTGCAAATCTCACTGGCAGCACGCAAGACTCAGACACTGGGTTTATAATTTGCTCTAACCATTACTCTATTTTCTGTTGCCGTAAAAGTGCCTCTTACCAACTACCTGATTGCTTACTAAACAAAAGTCTACAGGATGATTAACACCACCTACCACACATTTAACGCCTTAAATGACTCTCCCGAACCTGGGAGACTCCGAGGTCTCCTGCCTGGTCCAGGGGCTCTCTGTGGGACCTGGGGAGTGAGGCCGAGGGCTGGGGCCCAGACAGATCTGCGTGTCCCATTATCCGGGTTAAGTCTTGGCTTCATTTCTCACGCCAATGTCTCGGGCCTTTATCGGTAAAACCGGGTGATCACAGGTGTCACAAGACTGCGGTGAGCAATAAACAAAGTCGCAAAGCACGTAGTAAACTGCTCTTACTTCTTTCAGGTCTATTTTACCCAAAGTCTGGGGGCTAAAAGAAGACTTTGCTTTAAGAAATTACCAGCATTATGATTAAAGCCAACGCAGATAATCTAATTGAGAAAGCGAAGCATTCGCGTGGATTTTAAAGCTCAAATAAGGGTAAATGCTAAGCCCTTGGGCTCCTCTGCCTATAGGACGAGGCCCGGGCCCCAGAGCCGGGACTCGAGTGCTCATCGCACTCACCTTAACCCTGCCCTGCAAACCGGGCACTAGGTAGCCGCTGTCCCGCTCGCGCTCCCGCCTTCCCGCCCGCCCCGGACCCCAAACTCGGGACCTAGGATCAGGGGACTGCGGCCGCTCTCCGGCTCTGCACCTGGCGGGGCAAAACGGAGCCCGCCCCCACGTGGGGCAGCGCTGTGCGCAGGCGCACCATGTGTCCGCTGCCCAACGGCCCAGCTTCTCCGGCAGCCAGCGCAGCGACGCCATTGGCCGACAGGCTTATGCATATGCAAAACAAGTGACAAAGCGCGGCCCGGGCCGCTGCCGTGGGCGGTGGCGGAGAGgcggcctgggggcggggccggcagAGGAGAGgcggcctgggggcggggccggcagcGGAGAAGCGGCCtaggggcggggccggcgggggaGAGGAggtctgggggcggggccggcagcGGGGAGgcggcctgggggcggggccggcagAGGAGCGGGcgtctgggggaggggccggcaAGAGGAGAGGTGACCTGGGGGCGCGGCCTGGACGAGAAGCCGCGGGAGGGCGGGGCACGGGTGGGGCGTGGCCAAGCCGGCTGGGAGCCGGGCGCGCAGCCCGAGAGCACGGTGGCAAGTGGACATGAGCGCCGTGGACCTTGCCCGCGTGGGCGCGTGTGTCCTGAAGCATGCGGTGACCGGGGAGGTCAGGCCGGACGAGCGCAGGGCGGTGGGTGGGCCCCTGGCACCAGCCCAGGCGCCCTGGCAGTGGCATGCGCGGCGGGCTTCGGGTCGTGGGGCTGGGGGCGCAGTCCGGGCTTGCGCGGTGCGGGGCTGGGGGCACGGACGCGCGTGGGAGGTGGTCCATCGGCGCCCCTCGCCCGCCCCGCGCAGGCAGTGGAGCTGCGGAGTCTGTGGCTGGAGCAGGCGTGCGTGGTGGCTGGCCTGCGGCGCTTCGGCTGCTCGGTGTGTCGCTGGATCGCCCGGGACCTCAGCAGCCTCAGGGGGCTACTGGACCAGCACGGCGTGCGTCTGGTGGGCGTGGGGCCCGAGGCCCTGGGCCTGCAGGAGTTCCTGGAAGGCGGCTACTT
This Lynx canadensis isolate LIC74 chromosome C1, mLynCan4.pri.v2, whole genome shotgun sequence DNA region includes the following protein-coding sequences:
- the PRXL2B gene encoding prostamide/prostaglandin F synthase isoform X2, with translation MSAVDLARVGACVLKHAVTGEAVELRSLWLEQACVVAGLRRFGCSVCRWIARDLSSLRGLLDQHGVRLVGVGPEALGLQEFLEGGYFAGELYLDESKRFYKELGFKRYNSLSILPAALGKPVRDVALKAKAAGIQGNLSGDLLQSGGLLAVTKARRGILTASPPL